One Setaria viridis chromosome 3, Setaria_viridis_v4.0, whole genome shotgun sequence DNA window includes the following coding sequences:
- the LOC117850448 gene encoding ribulose bisphosphate carboxylase small subunit, chloroplastic, translated as MAPTVMASSATSVAPFQGLKSTAGLPVSRRISSTGFVSNGGRIRCMQVWPAEGNKKFETLSYLPPLSTDQLLKQVEYLIRNNWIPCLEFSKVGFVFRENSRSPCYYDGRYWTMWKLPMFGCTEATQVYAELEECKKAYPDCYIRVIGFDNLRQVQCVLFIAYKPPGSE; from the exons ATGGCGCCGACCGTGATGGCCTCCTCGGCCACCTCCGTGGCTCCATTCCAGGGGCTCAAGTCCACCGCCGGACTCCCCGTCAGCCGCCGCATCAGTAGCACCGGCTTCGTCAGCAACGGCGGAAGGATCAGGTGCATGCAG GTGTGGCCGGCGGAGGGCAACAAGAAGTTCGAGACCCTCTCCTACCTGCCACCTCTCTCAACCGACCAGCTCCTGAAGCAGGTCGAGTACCTGATCCGGAACAACTGGATCCCCTGCCTCGAGTTCAGCAAGGTCGGGTTCGTCTTTCGTGAGAACAGCAGGTCTCCCTGTTACTACGACGGGCGCTACTGGACCATGTGGAAGCTGCCCATGTTCGGCTGCACCGAGGCCACCCAGGTGTACGCTGAGCTCGAGGAGTGCAAGAAGGCCTACCCTGACTGTTACATCCGTGTCATCGGCTTCGACAACCTCAGGCAGGTGCAATGCGTCCTGTTCATCGCCTACAAGCCCCCGGGCAGCGAGTAG